Proteins encoded within one genomic window of Halocatena marina:
- a CDS encoding glycerophosphodiester phosphodiesterase: protein MTSLNRRQFVIGASMTAGSAFGGVGTVSAVTREKDDETAPSVIAHRGFAGVYPENTVRAARLASHTSKRRRETGKAGRASLGADMIEIDIVPTADGDIVVFHDDRLSGRDGGERGLTDASGVVWETPSEEVLAAEVLESGETVPRLSDVMDAIPKHVGVNIELKNPGSFDLQFATALSNDELEQQKEIWESFTEDALAIASEYENPILISSFYEAALATVREADPTLPIAFLFWDSIEEGLTVTRRYDCEAVHPPWNMIQDTPFFEDEYYTSGPFADIDLVEVAHAEDRAVNVYTIGTWYQAEQLAAAGVDGLISDYPALLSPR from the coding sequence ATGACGAGTTTGAACCGGCGGCAGTTCGTAATCGGAGCGAGCATGACAGCAGGGTCGGCCTTCGGTGGCGTCGGTACCGTCTCGGCAGTAACCCGTGAGAAAGACGACGAGACGGCTCCATCGGTTATCGCTCACCGCGGCTTTGCTGGTGTGTATCCCGAGAACACAGTTCGAGCAGCCCGACTCGCTTCACACACCTCGAAAAGACGGAGAGAGACGGGCAAAGCGGGCCGTGCCAGCCTCGGTGCCGACATGATCGAGATCGATATAGTGCCCACAGCGGACGGCGATATCGTCGTTTTTCACGACGATCGTCTGTCCGGACGCGACGGTGGCGAGCGGGGGCTAACCGACGCGTCGGGCGTTGTCTGGGAGACACCGAGCGAGGAAGTGCTTGCGGCGGAAGTACTCGAAAGCGGTGAGACTGTTCCCCGTCTGAGCGACGTGATGGACGCCATCCCAAAGCACGTCGGTGTGAATATCGAGCTCAAGAATCCCGGCTCGTTCGACCTACAGTTCGCAACAGCCCTCTCGAATGACGAACTCGAACAGCAAAAGGAGATCTGGGAGTCATTTACCGAAGACGCACTTGCGATCGCATCGGAGTACGAGAACCCAATTCTCATTTCGTCGTTCTACGAGGCAGCGCTTGCGACCGTCCGTGAGGCCGACCCGACGCTCCCGATCGCGTTCTTGTTCTGGGATTCGATCGAGGAGGGGTTGACCGTAACCCGAAGATACGACTGCGAAGCAGTGCATCCACCGTGGAACATGATTCAGGATACGCCATTCTTCGAGGACGAATACTACACGAGCGGGCCGTTCGCCGACATCGACCTCGTTGAGGTGGCCCACGCCGAAGACCGAGCAGTGAACGTCTACACGATCGGTACGTGGTACCAAGCCGAACAACTGGCTGCTGCAGGCGTCGACGGACTCATTTCGGATTATCCGGCACTACTCTCACCACGGTGA
- a CDS encoding DapH/DapD/GlmU-related protein, producing MGNEIDRTARIVDSTVGSTEIREYVTVHDSDIGDECQIYERTSIKKCSIGDTIDINAGCYIENAEIGDHVQIGPNCSIVGVTHELSEDGMTFQNDIFERIILHHGVFIGAGAVVGPGVEIGERTVLSAGSTVVDDVGSEKIVLGSPPAQHVVDLHDWMTE from the coding sequence ATGGGAAACGAGATCGATCGTACTGCACGAATTGTCGATTCGACCGTTGGAAGCACAGAAATACGGGAATACGTCACTGTTCACGATTCCGACATCGGTGACGAATGTCAAATCTACGAGCGGACTTCGATCAAGAAGTGCAGCATAGGAGATACGATCGATATCAACGCGGGCTGTTACATCGAGAACGCCGAAATTGGAGATCACGTCCAGATTGGACCGAACTGTAGCATTGTCGGCGTGACGCACGAACTGAGTGAGGACGGAATGACGTTTCAAAACGATATCTTCGAGCGAATAATTTTGCATCACGGCGTCTTCATCGGTGCAGGAGCTGTCGTCGGTCCGGGCGTCGAAATCGGTGAACGAACGGTTCTCTCGGCTGGATCGACGGTAGTCGACGATGTCGGCTCCGAAAAAATTGTTCTCGGTTCCCCCCCGGCACAGCACGTTGTCGATCTACACGACTGGATGACTGAGTAA